The following proteins are co-located in the Nitrosopumilus sp. genome:
- a CDS encoding phosphomannomutase, with protein sequence MKKTISGIRGIFGEDLNLKDILEFSNNFSILIKSGKCVVGKDTRPSGQMVKEVTSATLMKNGIDVLNLETVPTPVVFRESRKYGAGIVISSSHNPLEWNGMKFIIEGRGINEQELPEILQHQEITQTNIGVESDISSSYIEDAKKIIGNIENNPEIVVDIGGGAAKGFAPELLREIGCKVQILNEDLAGCTRGPDPTSDNLSDLITSSDKKDIGFAFDLDGDRLVVVRKGKKQTPDVTLGLGVAKSLELGYKKFVLSIDTSVSIEKYIKERGGTVQRSKVGEANVIDLMLKNNAQAGGEGSSGGFILPEFNYCREGILSSGLIASMLGTAEFNDILNHMESFHQIRDKTEIDSEFHDKVIDEIKSEFSKDYSETIAMDGVKGIIDEDSWVLIRKSNTEDIIRVSAESNNEEKCNEIVKNTIEMVNKSYEKIR encoded by the coding sequence ATGAAAAAAACAATTTCTGGCATTAGAGGAATTTTTGGAGAAGATCTTAACTTAAAAGACATTCTTGAATTTAGTAATAATTTTTCAATATTAATAAAATCTGGAAAGTGTGTAGTAGGAAAAGACACTAGGCCATCAGGTCAAATGGTAAAAGAAGTAACAAGTGCAACATTGATGAAAAATGGAATAGATGTTTTAAATTTAGAAACAGTTCCAACCCCAGTAGTTTTTAGAGAATCAAGAAAATATGGTGCAGGAATAGTAATTTCATCATCACACAATCCATTAGAATGGAATGGAATGAAATTCATCATAGAAGGAAGGGGAATAAATGAACAGGAACTCCCAGAAATTTTACAACATCAAGAAATAACTCAAACAAATATCGGAGTAGAGTCTGATATATCATCGTCATATATTGAGGATGCAAAGAAAATCATAGGCAACATAGAAAATAATCCAGAAATTGTAGTGGATATTGGAGGGGGTGCTGCTAAGGGATTTGCACCTGAATTACTAAGAGAAATTGGGTGCAAGGTTCAAATTCTTAATGAAGATCTGGCTGGATGTACACGTGGTCCTGATCCAACATCAGATAATTTATCTGACTTGATTACATCAAGTGATAAAAAAGATATTGGATTTGCATTTGATTTAGACGGTGATCGATTAGTTGTTGTAAGAAAAGGTAAAAAGCAAACACCAGATGTTACATTGGGGTTGGGTGTAGCAAAATCATTAGAGTTAGGCTACAAAAAATTTGTTTTAAGTATTGATACTAGTGTCTCAATTGAAAAATATATCAAAGAAAGAGGCGGAACTGTTCAAAGATCCAAAGTAGGAGAAGCGAATGTAATAGATCTAATGTTAAAAAACAATGCACAAGCAGGGGGAGAGGGAAGTAGTGGAGGTTTCATTCTACCAGAGTTTAATTATTGTAGAGAAGGAATACTATCCAGTGGTTTAATTGCATCGATGTTAGGAACTGCAGAATTCAATGATATACTAAACCATATGGAAAGTTTTCATCAAATTAGAGATAAGACAGAAATTGATTCAGAGTTTCACGATAAAGTTATTGATGAAATAAAATCAGAATTCTCTAAAGATTATTCAGAAACTATTGCAATGGATGGGGTTAAAGGAATTATTGATGAAGACAGTTGGGTATTGATTAGAAAATCAAACACAGAAGACATCATTAGAGTTTCAGCTGAATCAAATAATGAAGAAAAGTGTAATGAAATTGTAAAAAACACAATAGAAATGGTGAATAAAAGTTATGAAAAAATTAGATGA
- a CDS encoding AIPR family protein translates to MSQNGNGLLEYIPGSHTLLVQKNSSPPLEGFAENIQESIHEYAENSKSEVEKGNNFLQWILTRVFEATEDDAADAIVDGANDLGIDAYLPVDFSDNTIRLFQSKYGTSHSLEAIAKFKEDAKRLLAKDVVKMRPELAQLVTKIKEKNLKIKCCYVTDQEVDYHDDTVEIIDQKVIIQKLWDRIKKPAAGKKSSIKLERMLRHENTILGILKLRELTEFVSKNRDYVFESNIRQWMQFKTTVNKGLRETLQSNPGKFFFYNNGITIVVSDFSELGENMIELHAPQIVNGAQTSNSILDHSKRTKNMEGSMTVTIIKADDEQEQNNITKYRNSQNSVRGKDLVSLMDFHKSIKSQLKNCGYFYEIQAGSFDTKTKSKQCEYDGDTIYNNYLPDNHKKVIVAKDAIQSLVAGIEQRPTEAYSSPAQFLPRGSKYDDIFNDNLKDDYRILLYPYLVKEFAKKSLKYGKQGGHKTKRYATLFFVAVYFRILHKKILESKGDFKVDIRKLEPIFHSFKLNSRILKITDVIVTKFLEDTVVDDEIELANTKHNFFSQHVWNDSMLRVIDKKIRQEEEEILALKKLTNSLF, encoded by the coding sequence TTGTCTCAAAATGGAAATGGTTTGTTAGAATACATTCCTGGCTCACATACATTATTAGTTCAAAAAAATTCTAGTCCTCCTCTAGAAGGATTTGCTGAAAATATTCAGGAAAGCATACATGAATATGCAGAAAATTCAAAAAGTGAGGTTGAGAAAGGGAATAACTTTCTTCAGTGGATTTTAACCAGAGTTTTTGAGGCTACAGAAGACGATGCTGCAGATGCAATTGTAGACGGTGCAAACGATCTAGGTATCGATGCTTATCTTCCAGTAGATTTTTCTGATAATACAATCAGATTATTTCAATCAAAATATGGAACATCACATTCACTTGAGGCAATAGCAAAATTCAAAGAAGATGCAAAGAGATTACTGGCAAAAGATGTTGTAAAGATGAGACCCGAACTCGCTCAGCTTGTAACAAAAATTAAAGAAAAAAATCTAAAGATAAAATGTTGTTATGTTACTGATCAAGAAGTAGACTATCATGATGATACAGTAGAGATAATTGATCAAAAAGTAATAATCCAAAAATTATGGGATAGGATAAAAAAGCCAGCAGCAGGTAAAAAATCATCTATTAAACTAGAAAGAATGCTCAGACATGAAAATACAATCTTAGGCATATTGAAATTACGTGAATTAACTGAATTTGTAAGTAAGAATAGAGATTATGTTTTTGAATCAAACATTAGACAATGGATGCAATTTAAGACCACAGTAAACAAAGGATTAAGAGAAACATTACAAAGTAATCCAGGTAAATTTTTCTTTTACAATAATGGAATTACCATAGTAGTAAGCGATTTTTCAGAGTTGGGAGAAAATATGATTGAACTTCATGCTCCTCAAATCGTCAATGGAGCTCAAACATCTAATTCTATTCTTGATCATTCAAAAAGAACAAAAAATATGGAAGGTTCTATGACAGTAACGATCATAAAAGCAGATGATGAACAAGAACAAAACAATATTACAAAATATAGAAATTCTCAGAATTCTGTTAGAGGAAAAGATCTAGTTTCGTTAATGGATTTTCATAAATCAATTAAATCACAATTAAAAAATTGTGGTTATTTTTATGAAATACAAGCAGGGTCTTTTGATACAAAAACTAAATCAAAACAATGTGAATATGATGGAGATACAATATACAACAACTATCTTCCAGACAATCACAAGAAGGTCATAGTTGCAAAAGATGCAATACAATCTTTGGTTGCAGGAATTGAACAAAGACCTACAGAAGCATACAGCTCACCAGCTCAATTTCTTCCAAGAGGGAGTAAATATGATGACATATTCAATGATAATCTAAAAGATGATTACAGAATTTTGTTGTATCCATATCTTGTAAAAGAATTTGCTAAGAAATCATTGAAATATGGAAAGCAAGGTGGACATAAAACAAAAAGATATGCGACATTATTCTTTGTAGCAGTATATTTTAGAATTCTGCACAAAAAAATTCTTGAATCAAAAGGGGATTTTAAAGTAGATATAAGAAAATTAGAGCCCATTTTCCATAGTTTCAAACTAAATTCAAGAATTTTGAAGATTACAGATGTAATTGTGACTAAATTTCTTGAAGATACAGTAGTAGATGACGAGATTGAATTGGCAAATACTAAACACAATTTCTTTTCTCAACATGTCTGGAATGATTCAATGCTTAGGGTAATCGATAAAAAAATCAGACAAGAAGAAGAAGAGATTTTGGCATTGAAAAAACTCACAAACAGTTTATTTTAA
- a CDS encoding winged helix-turn-helix domain-containing protein, producing the protein MQIVADLLTATQQSGQEGIKTTSLLTKANLSHSRLSKFLENLTGAGLINKIEFDGKNTFVITSKGRQYLDSYVNFSSIAESFGLEL; encoded by the coding sequence ATGCAAATTGTTGCAGATTTACTAACTGCCACTCAACAGTCTGGCCAAGAAGGCATCAAAACAACATCACTTCTTACAAAAGCTAATCTATCACATTCAAGATTATCAAAATTTTTAGAGAATTTGACAGGAGCTGGTCTAATCAACAAAATAGAATTTGATGGAAAAAATACTTTTGTCATCACTTCAAAAGGCAGACAGTATTTGGATTCTTATGTTAACTTTTCAAGTATTGCAGAATCTTTTGGTTTAGAGCTTTAG